A single region of the Gossypium arboreum isolate Shixiya-1 chromosome 12, ASM2569848v2, whole genome shotgun sequence genome encodes:
- the LOC108476528 gene encoding uncharacterized protein LOC108476528 isoform X2, giving the protein MKSYFENYESLHDSSFEDFMAHQLSSSLCQGIPDNWNVGVRLSVRELSLIGEGSHRHLSSSIRLQIGAASIPKLPAHLCEVIVIQRLPLGVFADPFELQNPHKHKAFRDIAVFGDTNLELPSFQSNRSAVEFHIDAGSNILFMQNNGTEFNLLLPLHARYQPLDESGYSVVEIGEPDMLMRCSVEGKQHKQSCLFMSPPNEKAKSTSATVAWKIPAGMKAHAGFVSVITFVTALLSTLSIVYASMFWSGTNVSKT; this is encoded by the exons ATGAAATCttattttgaaaattatgagAGCCTGCATGATTCAAGTTTTGAAGATTTTATGGCACATCAACTTTCTTCTAGTTTGTGTCAAGGGATTCCCGATAACTGGAATGTTGGTGTGAGACTATCAGTTAGAGAGCTCTCTCTGATCGGTGAAGGTTCTCATCGTCATTTATCTTCGTCTATCAGATTGCAGATTGGAGCAGCTTCCATTCCTAAATTGCCTGCTCATCTATGTGAAGTTATAGTCATACAAAGACTACCCCTTGGAGTATTTGCTGACCCGTTTGAGCTACAAAATCCTCACAAGCACAAGG CATTTAGAGATATAGCTGTTTTTGGAGACACCAACTTGGAATTGCCTTCATTTCAGTCCAATCGATCTGCTGTTGAATTCCACATTGATGCTGGATCCAACATCTTGTTTATGCAGAATAATGGAACGGAATTTAACTTATTGCTTCCATTACATGCTCGATATCAG CCCCTTGATGAAAGTGGCTATTCTGTTGTTGAAATTGGTGAACCTGATATGTTGATGAGATGCAGTGTGGAAGGAAAGCAACATAAGCAGAGTTGTTTGTTTATGTCACCACCCAATGAGAAGGCTAAATCCACAAGCGCAACTGTAGCATGGAAAATACCTGCTGGAATGAAGGCACATGCTGGATTTGTATCTGTTATAACCTTTGTTACAGCCTTGTTATCAACTCTCTCAATTGTATACGCATCTATGTTTTGGTCAGGTACCAATGTATCCAAAACTTGA
- the LOC108476529 gene encoding syntaxin-22-like codes for MSFQDLEAGRPLASRQNLNNGKQDATQAVASGIFQINTAVSTFQRLVNTLGTPKDTPELREKLHKTRLHIGQLVKDTSAKLKQASESDHRAEVSASKKVTDAKLAKDFQAVLKEFQKAQRLAAERETAYTPFVPQAVPPSSYKAGEVDTRSDESAGLLVQSRRQEVLLLDNEIAFNEAIIEEREQGIQEIQQQIGEVNEIFKDLAVLVHEQGTMIDDIGTHIENSRAATVQAKSHLVKAAKTQRSNSSLTCLLLVIFAIVILIVIIVLAA; via the exons ATGAGCTTTCAAGATCTGGAAGCTGGACGGCCATTAGCGTCTCGGCAAAATCTGAACAACGGCAAGCAAGATGCCACCCAAGCAGTGGCTTCTGGCATTTTCCAGATCAACACCGCCGTTTCCACCTTCCAGCGACTCGTCAATACCCTCGGCACTCCTAAGGACACGCCTGAGCTCCGAGAAAAGCT GCATAAAACGAGGCTACATATTGGGCAATTAGTGAAGGACACTTCGGCCAAACTTAAACAAGCTAGTGAATCAGATCACCGTGCTGAAGTTAGT GCAAGcaagaaggtaactgatgctaaACTTGCGAAAGACTTTCAAGCAGTTTTGAAAGAGTTTCAGAAGGCTCAACGGCTTGCAGCTGAAAGAGAAACAGCATACACCCCTTTTGTTCCCCAAGCAGTTCCTCCTTCAAG CTACAAAGCTGGTGAGGTTGACACAAGATCAGACGAAAGTGCTGGCCTTCTTGTGCAATCCAGAAG GCAGGAGGTATTGCTGTTGGATAATGAGATTGCATTTAATGAGGCTATCATTGAAGAAAGAGAACAAGGAATCCAAGAAATTCAGCAGCAAATTGGTGAGGTGAATGAGATCTTCAAAGATTTAGCCGTGCTAGTTCATGAACAAGGAACTATGATTG ATGACATTGGAACCCATATTGAAAATTCTCGGGCTGCAACTGTACAGGCAAAAtcccatcttgtgaaagctgcaAAGACTCAGAGATCAAATTCTTCCCTG ACCTGTTTGCTACTGGTGATATTTGCAATTGTGATTCTGATCGTGATCATAGTACTGGCAGCCTGA
- the LOC108476528 gene encoding uncharacterized protein LOC108476528 isoform X1, which produces MSTLQCNRLCFHLKLAILWMFFSGAVFCIHVFASTTEVETNSDAGKFIMKSYFENYESLHDSSFEDFMAHQLSSSLCQGIPDNWNVGVRLSVRELSLIGEGSHRHLSSSIRLQIGAASIPKLPAHLCEVIVIQRLPLGVFADPFELQNPHKHKAFRDIAVFGDTNLELPSFQSNRSAVEFHIDAGSNILFMQNNGTEFNLLLPLHARYQPLDESGYSVVEIGEPDMLMRCSVEGKQHKQSCLFMSPPNEKAKSTSATVAWKIPAGMKAHAGFVSVITFVTALLSTLSIVYASMFWSGTNVSKT; this is translated from the exons ATGTCAACCCTACAATGTAATCGATTATGCTTTCATCTGAAACTGGCAATATTGTGGATGTTCTTTTCTGGTGCTGTCTTTTGCATACATGTCTTCGCATCCACAACTGAG GTCGAAACAAACTCAGATGCTGGGAAATTTATAATGAAATCttattttgaaaattatgagAGCCTGCATGATTCAAGTTTTGAAGATTTTATGGCACATCAACTTTCTTCTAGTTTGTGTCAAGGGATTCCCGATAACTGGAATGTTGGTGTGAGACTATCAGTTAGAGAGCTCTCTCTGATCGGTGAAGGTTCTCATCGTCATTTATCTTCGTCTATCAGATTGCAGATTGGAGCAGCTTCCATTCCTAAATTGCCTGCTCATCTATGTGAAGTTATAGTCATACAAAGACTACCCCTTGGAGTATTTGCTGACCCGTTTGAGCTACAAAATCCTCACAAGCACAAGG CATTTAGAGATATAGCTGTTTTTGGAGACACCAACTTGGAATTGCCTTCATTTCAGTCCAATCGATCTGCTGTTGAATTCCACATTGATGCTGGATCCAACATCTTGTTTATGCAGAATAATGGAACGGAATTTAACTTATTGCTTCCATTACATGCTCGATATCAG CCCCTTGATGAAAGTGGCTATTCTGTTGTTGAAATTGGTGAACCTGATATGTTGATGAGATGCAGTGTGGAAGGAAAGCAACATAAGCAGAGTTGTTTGTTTATGTCACCACCCAATGAGAAGGCTAAATCCACAAGCGCAACTGTAGCATGGAAAATACCTGCTGGAATGAAGGCACATGCTGGATTTGTATCTGTTATAACCTTTGTTACAGCCTTGTTATCAACTCTCTCAATTGTATACGCATCTATGTTTTGGTCAGGTACCAATGTATCCAAAACTTGA
- the LOC108476528 gene encoding uncharacterized protein LOC108476528 isoform X3 produces MSTLQCNRLCFHLKLAILWMFFSGAVFCIHVFASTTEVETNSDAGKFIMKSYFENYESLHDSSFEDFMAHQLSSSLCQGIPDNWNVGVRLSVRELSLIGEGSHRHLSSSIRLQIGAASIPKLPAHLCEVIVIQRLPLGVFADPFELQNPHKHKAFRDIAVFGDTNLELPSFQSNRSAVEFHIDAGSNILFMQNNGTEFNLLLPLHARYQCGRKAT; encoded by the exons ATGTCAACCCTACAATGTAATCGATTATGCTTTCATCTGAAACTGGCAATATTGTGGATGTTCTTTTCTGGTGCTGTCTTTTGCATACATGTCTTCGCATCCACAACTGAG GTCGAAACAAACTCAGATGCTGGGAAATTTATAATGAAATCttattttgaaaattatgagAGCCTGCATGATTCAAGTTTTGAAGATTTTATGGCACATCAACTTTCTTCTAGTTTGTGTCAAGGGATTCCCGATAACTGGAATGTTGGTGTGAGACTATCAGTTAGAGAGCTCTCTCTGATCGGTGAAGGTTCTCATCGTCATTTATCTTCGTCTATCAGATTGCAGATTGGAGCAGCTTCCATTCCTAAATTGCCTGCTCATCTATGTGAAGTTATAGTCATACAAAGACTACCCCTTGGAGTATTTGCTGACCCGTTTGAGCTACAAAATCCTCACAAGCACAAGG CATTTAGAGATATAGCTGTTTTTGGAGACACCAACTTGGAATTGCCTTCATTTCAGTCCAATCGATCTGCTGTTGAATTCCACATTGATGCTGGATCCAACATCTTGTTTATGCAGAATAATGGAACGGAATTTAACTTATTGCTTCCATTACATGCTCGATATCAG TGTGGAAGGAAAGCAACATAA